Proteins from a single region of Mucilaginibacter daejeonensis:
- the gltB gene encoding glutamate synthase large subunit: MDQTESEQKGLYRPEFEHDSCGTGFIVNINGNKSHQTIHDALTMLENMEHRGACGCDPLSGDGAGILIQLPHEFLMEECSDIEVSLPQLGDYGVGMIFFPKDSTLKKACRNAIYAAAEKLGITVLGFRKVPVNSDVIGETARSAEPDVEQLFVLKPHHILNAEDFERKLYVLRRYINKTVNETLPAVGDNFYFTSFSCKTIVYKGQVTTYQVRQYYPDLVDPRVASGFALIHSRFSTNTFPSWKLAQPFRLIAHNGEINTLTSNLNWFYSSVKSLASNYFSREEMEMLLPVIDNNQSDSACLDNIIEILQHSGRSLPHVMMMLIPEAWDGNEQMDPLKKAFYEYHATIMQPWDGPAAISFTDGKLVGALLDRNGLRPLRYTVTKDGRVIAASETGVLAIDDSNVESKGRLQPGKMLLIDTEKHKIITDDEIKREMSTRQPYDRWLENYKIKLEDLSEPRVTFSSLSPESVYRYQQVFGYTREDVDGIIKPMATDAQEPIGSMGTDVPLAVLSDKPQHLSSYFKQFFAQVTNPPIDPIRERLVMSLATFIGNNGNLLDEDKMHCHCVALKHPILRNHQLEKLRSIDTGLFHAKTLQTYFKADGQPGSLQKGIERLCRYAEDAVDDGFEVLILSDRALDSEHAAIPSLLAVSAVHHHLVKIGRRGSVGLVAEVGDAWEVHHFACLLAFGATAVNPYLALSTIETLKNGGAIDKDADIKTLQKNYVKAINYGLLKIFSKMGISTLQSYHGSQQFEILGLNKEVVDRYFSGAVTRIGGLGLDEIAREALTKHKFGFSTSKGEVKLLPEGGIYQWKRRGEAHLFNPQTVHLLQHATSTNNFEVYKNYARLVNEQTEKHYTIRGLLDFTHHREAISIDEVESAESIMKRFATGAMSFGSISHEAHSTLAIAMNRIGGKSNTGEGGEDEMRYERLPNGDSMRSAIKQIASARFGVTSNYLTNADELQIKMAQGAKPGEGGQLPGHKVDAWIAKTRHSTPGVGLISPPPHHDIYSIEDLAQLIFDLKNANRAARINVKLVSKAGVGTIAAGVAKAHADVVLIAGYDGGTGASPISSIKHAGLPWELGLAEAHQTLVRSKLRSRVVVQADGQMKTGRDLVIAALLGAEEWGVATAALVASGCIMMRKCHLNTCPVGVATQDPDLRRLFSGKPEHVVNLFRFLAEDMREIMAELGFRTINEMVGRVQFLRVKDNIQSWKAKKVDLSGILHPVTNAKGNTLYNSEKQDHGMDSIIDWKLLETAQPALEDKTPVFASFELKNTDRTVGTLLSNEISKRYGSAGLPENTINYKFTGSAGQSFGAFAAKGIAFELEGEANDYVGKGLSGAQLAIYPKADAPFVPEDNIIIGNVAVYGATSGELFVRGMAGERFAVRNSGATVVVEGVGDHGCEYMTGGRALILGRTGRNFAAGMSGGIAWIYDPEQRFAANCNTEMVDLDPLSSEDEEQITALLKKHVNLTQSKVAQQLLNNWASASSSFVKVFPKEYKRVLSKKEFETVS; this comes from the coding sequence ATGGATCAAACAGAAAGTGAACAAAAAGGCTTGTACAGGCCAGAGTTTGAGCACGACTCCTGCGGCACCGGCTTTATCGTAAATATCAACGGTAACAAGTCGCACCAGACCATTCATGACGCCCTTACCATGCTCGAGAATATGGAGCATAGAGGAGCCTGCGGTTGTGACCCGCTTTCGGGTGATGGCGCCGGTATACTGATACAGTTGCCGCATGAGTTCCTGATGGAGGAGTGTTCTGACATTGAAGTGAGCCTGCCACAGCTTGGTGATTATGGGGTCGGAATGATCTTTTTTCCAAAGGACTCAACGTTAAAGAAAGCATGCCGTAATGCCATTTACGCCGCTGCCGAAAAGTTGGGTATCACCGTTTTGGGTTTCCGCAAGGTGCCCGTAAATTCAGATGTGATCGGCGAGACCGCCCGTTCGGCTGAGCCGGATGTTGAACAGCTGTTCGTGCTTAAACCGCACCACATCCTTAACGCCGAAGATTTTGAACGCAAACTATACGTGCTGCGCCGCTACATCAACAAAACCGTTAATGAAACGCTGCCGGCCGTTGGCGATAACTTTTACTTTACCTCGTTCTCGTGCAAAACGATCGTATATAAAGGTCAGGTGACCACCTACCAGGTGCGTCAGTATTACCCTGACCTGGTAGATCCGCGGGTGGCATCGGGCTTTGCGCTCATTCACTCCCGTTTCTCTACCAATACGTTCCCATCATGGAAATTGGCGCAACCATTCCGCCTGATCGCACACAACGGCGAGATCAACACGCTCACCAGTAACCTTAACTGGTTCTACTCCAGCGTAAAATCATTAGCATCCAACTACTTCAGCCGCGAGGAGATGGAGATGTTGTTGCCAGTGATCGATAACAACCAGTCTGACTCGGCATGTTTGGATAATATCATCGAGATATTACAGCACTCGGGCCGCTCATTACCACACGTAATGATGATGCTGATCCCTGAGGCATGGGATGGCAACGAACAAATGGATCCGCTTAAAAAAGCGTTCTACGAGTATCATGCCACCATTATGCAGCCATGGGATGGCCCGGCCGCCATCAGCTTTACCGATGGTAAGCTGGTAGGTGCCTTGCTTGACCGTAACGGACTCCGCCCGCTGCGTTACACCGTGACCAAGGATGGCCGAGTGATCGCCGCATCAGAGACCGGCGTATTAGCCATTGACGACAGCAACGTGGAAAGCAAGGGTCGTTTACAGCCCGGCAAAATGCTGCTGATCGATACAGAGAAACACAAGATCATCACTGACGACGAGATCAAACGCGAAATGTCGACCCGCCAGCCGTATGACCGTTGGCTCGAGAACTATAAGATCAAGTTAGAGGATCTGTCTGAACCTCGTGTCACCTTCTCAAGCTTGTCGCCTGAGTCGGTATACCGTTACCAGCAGGTGTTTGGCTACACCCGCGAGGATGTGGACGGCATCATCAAACCTATGGCTACCGATGCGCAGGAGCCGATCGGCTCTATGGGTACCGATGTGCCTTTGGCCGTGTTGAGCGACAAGCCTCAGCATCTGTCGAGCTACTTCAAGCAGTTCTTTGCCCAGGTGACCAACCCGCCGATCGATCCGATCCGTGAGCGTTTGGTAATGAGTTTAGCCACCTTTATCGGCAACAACGGTAACTTGTTGGATGAGGATAAGATGCACTGCCATTGCGTAGCGCTGAAGCACCCGATATTGCGTAACCACCAATTGGAAAAACTGCGCAGTATCGATACCGGCCTGTTCCATGCCAAAACGCTGCAAACCTACTTTAAGGCCGATGGCCAGCCAGGTTCGTTGCAAAAGGGTATCGAGCGCTTGTGCCGTTATGCCGAAGATGCTGTTGATGATGGCTTCGAGGTATTGATCCTGAGTGACCGTGCGCTGGATTCAGAGCACGCTGCTATCCCATCATTGCTGGCGGTATCGGCTGTTCACCATCACTTGGTGAAGATCGGTCGTCGTGGATCGGTAGGTTTGGTGGCCGAGGTAGGCGATGCGTGGGAAGTACATCACTTTGCCTGCTTGCTGGCATTCGGTGCTACGGCCGTTAACCCTTACTTGGCGCTCTCAACTATCGAGACGTTAAAGAACGGTGGCGCTATCGATAAGGATGCCGATATCAAGACCTTACAAAAGAATTATGTGAAGGCCATTAACTATGGCCTGCTTAAGATATTCTCTAAAATGGGTATCTCAACCTTGCAGTCATACCATGGATCGCAACAGTTCGAGATACTGGGTCTCAACAAAGAGGTGGTTGACCGCTACTTTAGCGGCGCCGTTACCCGCATTGGCGGCTTAGGTTTGGACGAGATCGCCCGCGAGGCGCTTACCAAGCATAAGTTCGGTTTCAGCACTTCGAAAGGAGAGGTAAAGCTATTGCCTGAAGGCGGTATCTACCAATGGAAACGTCGTGGCGAAGCACACTTGTTTAACCCACAAACGGTGCACCTGCTGCAACATGCTACCAGTACCAATAACTTTGAGGTTTATAAGAACTATGCCCGTTTAGTGAACGAGCAAACCGAGAAACACTACACGATCCGTGGTTTGCTTGACTTTACCCATCACCGTGAGGCGATCTCTATCGATGAGGTAGAATCGGCCGAAAGCATCATGAAGCGTTTCGCTACCGGTGCTATGTCGTTCGGTTCCATATCGCACGAGGCACACAGCACGCTGGCCATTGCCATGAACCGCATTGGCGGTAAAAGCAACACCGGCGAGGGTGGTGAGGACGAGATGCGTTACGAGCGTTTGCCCAACGGCGATTCGATGCGCTCGGCCATCAAACAGATCGCTTCGGCACGTTTTGGGGTAACATCCAATTACCTGACCAACGCCGATGAGTTGCAGATCAAAATGGCGCAAGGCGCTAAACCAGGCGAGGGCGGTCAATTGCCCGGACATAAGGTTGATGCCTGGATCGCCAAGACCCGTCACTCTACACCAGGCGTAGGCCTGATCTCGCCTCCTCCCCACCACGATATTTACTCGATAGAGGATCTGGCACAATTGATATTCGACCTTAAGAACGCTAACCGCGCTGCCCGCATCAACGTAAAGCTGGTATCAAAAGCTGGTGTAGGTACCATTGCCGCCGGTGTGGCCAAGGCCCATGCCGATGTGGTACTGATCGCCGGTTATGATGGCGGTACAGGTGCATCGCCGATCAGCTCGATCAAACATGCCGGTTTGCCATGGGAGTTAGGTTTGGCCGAGGCTCACCAAACACTGGTACGCAGCAAACTGCGCAGCCGCGTGGTGGTACAGGCCGACGGACAAATGAAGACCGGTCGTGACCTGGTTATTGCAGCCCTTTTGGGCGCCGAGGAATGGGGTGTAGCCACCGCTGCTTTGGTTGCCAGCGGATGTATCATGATGCGTAAATGCCACTTGAACACCTGCCCGGTGGGTGTGGCTACGCAAGATCCAGATCTGCGCCGCTTGTTTAGCGGTAAACCTGAGCATGTGGTAAACCTGTTCCGCTTTTTGGCAGAGGACATGCGCGAGATCATGGCCGAGTTAGGCTTCCGCACCATTAACGAGATGGTGGGCCGCGTGCAGTTCCTGCGTGTTAAGGATAATATTCAGAGCTGGAAAGCTAAAAAGGTAGACCTTTCAGGCATATTGCACCCGGTGACCAACGCCAAAGGCAACACGCTTTACAACAGCGAAAAGCAGGATCACGGCATGGATTCCATCATTGACTGGAAACTGCTGGAAACTGCACAACCTGCCTTGGAGGACAAAACACCGGTGTTCGCATCCTTCGAATTGAAGAATACTGACCGTACCGTGGGTACATTGCTCAGCAACGAGATATCGAAACGTTACGGCTCGGCAGGTTTACCCGAAAATACGATCAATTACAAGTTCACTGGTTCGGCAGGTCAAAGCTTTGGCGCTTTTGCGGCCAAAGGTATAGCCTTTGAGCTGGAAGGCGAGGCTAATGATTATGTGGGCAAGGGCCTTTCGGGTGCTCAACTGGCCATCTATCCAAAGGCCGATGCACCTTTCGTTCCTGAGGACAATATCATTATCGGTAACGTGGCCGTTTATGGCGCAACCTCAGGTGAGTTGTTCGTGAGGGGTATGGCAGGCGAGCGTTTTGCCGTGCGTAACTCGGGTGCCACGGTAGTGGTAGAGGGTGTGGGCGATCACGGTTGTGAG
- a CDS encoding AAA family ATPase, whose product MSAKGTITNITFIKDNARADQYPYDLPFFKNTDTLRIHPHVNFMVGDNGSGKSTLLEAIAVACGFNPEGGTRNFNFTTRASHSPLHEKLRITRDTEQLNDGYFLRAESFFNVASKIDYLDIDEPGAAAGPKVIASYGGKSLHERSHGESFWALFTNRFSGKGLYILDEPEAALSPARQLEMLGLMHALVLKGAQFIIATHSPIIVSYPHARVFEMDAEGIHVTTYNRTQLFRTYQHFFADPSGLVDDILSQHLPQDR is encoded by the coding sequence ATGAGCGCAAAGGGCACGATCACTAACATCACCTTTATAAAGGACAACGCCCGTGCTGATCAGTATCCGTATGATCTGCCCTTCTTCAAGAACACGGACACCCTGCGCATTCATCCTCATGTTAACTTCATGGTGGGTGATAATGGCTCGGGAAAGTCCACCTTATTAGAGGCCATTGCCGTGGCCTGCGGCTTTAACCCTGAAGGTGGCACCCGTAACTTCAATTTTACTACCCGCGCTTCACATTCGCCGTTGCATGAAAAACTACGGATCACTCGTGATACAGAACAACTCAACGATGGCTACTTTTTGCGTGCCGAAAGCTTTTTCAATGTAGCCTCTAAAATCGACTATTTGGATATTGATGAACCCGGCGCGGCGGCTGGTCCTAAGGTCATCGCGTCCTACGGCGGCAAGTCATTACATGAGCGGTCGCATGGCGAATCGTTCTGGGCACTGTTCACCAACCGGTTCAGCGGTAAAGGGCTGTATATATTAGATGAGCCGGAAGCGGCTTTGTCGCCTGCCCGCCAATTGGAGATGCTTGGTCTGATGCACGCGCTGGTATTAAAGGGCGCGCAGTTCATCATCGCCACGCATTCGCCTATTATCGTATCCTATCCACATGCGCGGGTGTTCGAGATGGATGCAGAGGGGATCCACGTGACGACCTACAACAGAACACAACTATTTCGCACCTATCAGCACTTCTTCGCCGATCCTTCAGGCCTGGTAGACGATATCCTTTCCCAGCACCTGCCGCAGGACCGCTAA
- a CDS encoding D-glycero-alpha-D-manno-heptose-1,7-bisphosphate 7-phosphatase, which yields MDTKKKAVFLDRDGVLNKELGDYVCRLEDFKVLEHNFAPLKELQDRGYLLIVATNQGGLAKGWYTEEQLAEMHQHLKDAYAQHGVTFTDIYYCPHHPNFTGACDCRKPQPGMLLRGIAQYNIDPALSYFIGDRERDVEAGTAAGVTGILINSDQPISEVLHLIR from the coding sequence ATGGATACCAAGAAAAAGGCTGTATTTTTAGACCGCGACGGCGTTTTAAATAAAGAATTGGGCGACTATGTTTGCCGACTTGAGGACTTCAAGGTACTTGAGCATAACTTTGCCCCCCTTAAAGAACTGCAAGACCGCGGCTACCTGCTCATCGTGGCCACCAACCAGGGCGGCCTGGCAAAAGGCTGGTATACCGAAGAGCAACTGGCCGAGATGCACCAGCACTTGAAAGATGCGTATGCCCAGCACGGCGTAACCTTCACCGATATCTACTACTGTCCGCATCATCCTAACTTTACCGGCGCTTGCGACTGCCGCAAACCGCAGCCGGGGATGCTACTGAGAGGTATCGCTCAATATAACATCGACCCTGCCCTATCCTATTTTATAGGCGACCGCGAACGCGACGTGGAAGCAGGTACCGCAGCAGGTGTGACCGGCATCCTGATCAACAGCGATCAGCCGATCAGCGAGGTTTTGCATTTGATCAGATAA
- a CDS encoding PAS domain S-box protein: protein MRSGALRIALIYTFLGVIWIALSDELLAFLGKEMSARTMFLISSSKGIIFVLLTGLLIWKLVHDHTLRLSEREKQYRDMYQGNPLPMWIYDIKTLRIVSVNRSAIENYGYTEEQFLSMTILDIRPEEFREVVKARVASVSTEVRRSGAWVHRKANGTLTYVNVSSQKVNYNNEMHVMVIAQDIDAHVTFEQRLKKLNLDLREKQIKLSETQKIAKVAGWEFYPAEMEMVWSEELYTLTGHQPVDKADVFKFYLQMVHPDDRADVEHALDQAIANAGELDITHRIIDGVGRVRYVRQMARSEQMVDVSIKMTGTMQDITDLTELELEHNRIKYTLEDTLNTLNDAFFTLDHDLVITKVNPRFEEETGMKKADIVGKRFAEVINGSIESGTLGRFKKVLDERRSTKFEVKSVALGKWLCVSAYPTQEGVLAYFEDITEEKQKDIRLKEALERYDIVSKATNDVIYDHDIRNDHIIYNTSLSQLVNYDKNSIAHDLKWWRSLIHPDDVGRVVKSQEKVLANKETNWWCEYRIHRGDGTYKYVYDQGYFIYDEHQEPIRLIGAIKDIDDLKRSDEENKRLAEIITKVNNMVVVMDTDNRITWVNKAFEDHIQRKLDDLAGFKTIDILRSMQVSEEALNVIAERKSRFESFMIQVQHRLPDQRQQWLEIEYTPLFKNDGTHAGYIAVYQNITERKEKEEHVIHQNKTLQEIAWLSSHEVRRPVASILGLIHLAKDANSVQEKEEIMGMINVCAEELDKIVHVITDRVNEESDLATSKE from the coding sequence ATGAGGTCCGGGGCATTACGCATAGCATTGATATATACCTTTTTAGGCGTGATATGGATCGCATTGAGCGATGAATTGCTGGCCTTTTTGGGTAAGGAGATGAGTGCCCGTACCATGTTTCTGATCAGTAGCAGTAAAGGGATCATATTTGTATTGCTCACCGGCCTGCTCATCTGGAAACTCGTTCATGATCACACACTAAGGCTCAGCGAGCGCGAAAAACAGTACCGCGATATGTACCAAGGCAATCCATTGCCTATGTGGATCTATGATATCAAAACGCTCAGGATCGTGTCGGTTAACCGCAGTGCGATAGAGAATTATGGATACACCGAAGAGCAGTTCCTGAGCATGACCATACTGGATATCAGGCCCGAGGAATTCAGGGAGGTGGTGAAAGCAAGGGTAGCCAGTGTGTCGACAGAGGTAAGGCGCTCGGGCGCATGGGTGCACCGGAAGGCAAATGGCACTCTTACCTATGTTAACGTGAGTTCGCAAAAGGTCAACTACAATAACGAGATGCATGTGATGGTGATAGCACAGGATATCGATGCACATGTCACTTTTGAGCAACGCCTTAAAAAACTAAACCTTGACCTGCGCGAAAAACAGATCAAACTGAGCGAGACCCAAAAGATAGCCAAGGTGGCTGGATGGGAATTTTACCCGGCCGAAATGGAAATGGTATGGTCGGAAGAATTATATACATTGACCGGTCATCAGCCCGTTGATAAGGCCGATGTGTTCAAGTTCTACCTGCAAATGGTGCATCCTGACGACAGGGCCGATGTTGAGCACGCACTTGATCAGGCCATTGCCAACGCAGGTGAACTGGATATCACGCACAGGATCATAGATGGGGTAGGCCGCGTGCGCTATGTGCGCCAGATGGCAAGGTCAGAGCAGATGGTGGATGTATCGATCAAGATGACGGGTACCATGCAGGATATCACCGATCTCACGGAACTCGAGCTGGAACATAACCGTATCAAATATACCCTAGAAGATACGTTGAACACCCTTAACGATGCCTTTTTTACGCTCGACCATGACCTGGTGATCACCAAGGTGAACCCACGTTTTGAGGAAGAGACCGGTATGAAAAAGGCTGACATCGTAGGCAAACGATTCGCTGAGGTGATCAATGGTTCGATAGAAAGCGGTACGCTTGGCCGATTCAAGAAGGTGCTGGATGAACGTAGATCTACCAAGTTCGAGGTCAAGTCCGTAGCGCTGGGTAAATGGCTCTGCGTTTCTGCCTATCCTACACAAGAAGGTGTTTTAGCGTACTTTGAAGATATCACCGAAGAAAAGCAGAAGGATATAAGGTTGAAAGAGGCACTGGAGCGCTACGACATCGTGTCAAAGGCCACTAATGATGTCATCTACGATCACGATATCCGGAACGACCATATTATCTACAACACAAGCTTATCGCAACTGGTCAATTATGACAAGAACAGCATTGCGCATGATCTGAAATGGTGGCGATCGCTTATTCATCCTGATGACGTTGGGCGGGTTGTGAAAAGTCAGGAAAAAGTGTTGGCTAACAAAGAGACCAACTGGTGGTGCGAATACAGGATCCATCGGGGTGATGGCACCTATAAATATGTATACGATCAGGGATACTTTATTTATGATGAACACCAGGAGCCGATAAGGCTGATCGGTGCCATCAAAGATATAGATGACCTGAAGCGATCGGACGAGGAGAATAAGCGTTTGGCTGAGATCATTACCAAGGTCAATAACATGGTGGTGGTGATGGACACTGATAATCGCATTACCTGGGTGAACAAAGCCTTTGAAGACCACATACAACGCAAACTGGATGATCTGGCCGGTTTCAAAACGATAGACATCTTACGCAGCATGCAGGTGTCGGAAGAGGCGCTCAACGTTATCGCCGAGCGCAAGAGTCGTTTCGAGAGCTTTATGATACAGGTGCAGCACCGGCTTCCTGATCAACGCCAGCAATGGCTCGAGATCGAGTACACGCCGCTGTTCAAGAACGATGGTACGCATGCGGGATACATCGCCGTATACCAAAACATCACCGAGCGTAAGGAGAAAGAGGAACACGTGATCCACCAGAACAAGACCCTGCAAGAGATCGCCTGGCTAAGCTCGCACGAGGTGAGGCGCCCGGTAGCTTCTATTTTGGGATTGATCCACCTGGCCAAAGACGCCAACTCGGTACAAGAGAAGGAAGAGATCATGGGTATGATCAACGTATGTGCCGAGGAATTGGATAAGATCGTTCACGTGATCACTGACCGCGTGAACGAAGAGTCGGACCTTGCGACCTCAAAAGAATGA
- the hisG gene encoding ATP phosphoribosyltransferase: protein MKTLKIAIQKSGRLNERSVELLKNCGLNFENYKSSLISPVSNFPLEILFLRDDDIPEYVQDGIADLGIVGENVIQETQVEVSYLQRLGFGKCSLKIAVPNNSNINEIADLNGRSIATTYPNILAKHLQDLNITADIRTISGSVEISPGLGLADAICDLVSTGGTLKSNGLKPFADVMNSEAILIGGKGSENDILIQELIQRIQSVLRAKETKYVVLNVERANLDRVLALLPGVKSPSVVPLAESEWVAVHTVIPERDFWDRISQLKQAGAQGIVVMPIEKIIL, encoded by the coding sequence TTGAAAACACTTAAAATAGCCATCCAGAAATCTGGCAGGCTTAATGAAAGATCTGTAGAGCTGCTGAAGAACTGCGGCCTCAATTTCGAGAATTACAAAAGTTCATTGATCTCCCCCGTATCTAACTTCCCGTTAGAGATACTCTTTCTTCGTGACGATGATATACCTGAGTACGTGCAGGATGGCATTGCCGACCTGGGCATCGTGGGTGAGAATGTGATACAGGAAACTCAGGTAGAGGTAAGTTACCTCCAGCGCCTGGGCTTTGGTAAATGCTCGCTCAAGATCGCTGTGCCTAATAACAGCAACATAAACGAGATAGCCGACCTTAACGGCCGTTCCATCGCCACCACCTACCCTAACATCTTAGCCAAACATCTTCAGGATCTTAATATCACGGCCGACATTCGTACCATTTCTGGTTCGGTGGAGATATCGCCCGGTTTGGGGTTGGCCGATGCTATATGCGACCTGGTATCAACTGGTGGCACGCTCAAAAGCAATGGCTTAAAACCATTTGCTGATGTAATGAACAGCGAGGCGATACTGATCGGTGGTAAAGGCTCTGAGAATGACATACTGATACAGGAATTGATCCAACGCATACAGTCGGTGTTGCGTGCCAAAGAGACCAAATATGTGGTGTTGAACGTGGAGCGTGCTAACCTTGACCGTGTATTGGCTTTATTGCCGGGCGTAAAAAGCCCATCAGTAGTTCCATTGGCCGAGTCAGAATGGGTAGCCGTGCATACCGTAATACCGGAGCGCGACTTTTGGGACCGTATCAGCCAGTTAAAACAGGCCGGCGCCCAGGGCATCGTGGTGATGCCGATCGAGAAGATCATATTGTAA
- the hisD gene encoding histidinol dehydrogenase translates to MLKTYNYADLGAADIAALVQRNVDPANEIRTVVETIIANVQQNGDNALLAYAQQFDKVKLDKLYLDKAELAEIATALLPEQRTALEVAYQNIWKFHESQLKTEDKVETTPGVTCWRELRPIEKVGLYIPGGTAVLPSTFLMLGIPARIAGCKQIVVCSPPGQNGKVNAFIAYVAQLLDIDRIYLAGGAQAIAAMAYGTLSITKVDKIFGPGNQFVTKAKTIIQSTTVTAIDMPAGPSEVLVIADETSTPAYIAADLLAQAEHGIDSQSVLVATNAEVVEQTIAELEKQLPVLPRAEIAAQAIANSYALIVNDLKKAVAFSDLYAPEHLILATDNWQQITGDIVNAGSVFLGNQTPESVGDYASGTNHTLPTSGYARAYSGVSVDSFVKKITFQHLTPEGLQNIGPHVEILADLEGLHAHRNAVAVRTQQ, encoded by the coding sequence ATGTTAAAGACCTATAATTATGCCGACCTTGGCGCAGCCGATATAGCCGCACTGGTGCAACGCAATGTTGACCCGGCCAATGAGATACGCACTGTAGTGGAGACCATTATTGCCAACGTACAGCAAAATGGTGATAACGCCCTCCTGGCCTACGCGCAACAATTTGATAAGGTAAAACTAGATAAACTTTACCTGGACAAGGCCGAGCTGGCCGAGATAGCCACTGCCCTGTTGCCTGAGCAACGTACTGCCCTTGAGGTGGCCTACCAAAATATTTGGAAGTTTCATGAAAGCCAGCTGAAGACCGAGGACAAGGTAGAGACCACACCCGGCGTTACCTGCTGGCGCGAGCTACGCCCGATCGAAAAGGTTGGCTTGTATATACCCGGTGGAACCGCCGTGTTGCCCAGCACCTTCTTGATGTTAGGCATACCGGCACGCATTGCAGGTTGCAAGCAGATCGTGGTTTGTTCGCCTCCGGGACAGAACGGTAAGGTGAACGCCTTTATAGCTTACGTGGCGCAGTTGCTCGATATCGACCGCATTTATCTGGCAGGTGGTGCTCAGGCCATTGCTGCTATGGCTTATGGAACCCTAAGCATTACCAAAGTTGACAAGATATTTGGACCTGGAAACCAATTTGTTACTAAGGCAAAGACCATCATCCAAAGCACCACGGTGACCGCCATTGATATGCCTGCTGGTCCATCAGAAGTATTGGTGATCGCTGATGAAACATCTACGCCGGCTTACATCGCTGCTGATCTTTTGGCTCAGGCCGAACACGGCATCGACAGCCAGAGCGTATTGGTAGCCACTAACGCAGAGGTAGTGGAGCAGACCATTGCCGAGCTGGAAAAACAACTGCCGGTATTGCCCCGCGCTGAGATAGCTGCTCAGGCGATAGCTAACTCGTACGCGTTGATCGTGAATGACCTCAAAAAGGCAGTAGCCTTTAGCGACCTATACGCTCCTGAGCATTTGATACTCGCCACTGACAATTGGCAACAGATCACCGGCGACATCGTGAACGCAGGTTCGGTATTTTTGGGTAACCAAACCCCTGAAAGTGTAGGGGACTATGCTTCAGGCACCAATCATACATTGCCTACCAGCGGTTACGCCAGGGCTTACTCTGGTGTCTCGGTCGATTCGTTCGTTAAAAAGATCACTTTCCAGCATCTGACACCCGAGGGACTGCAAAATATAGGTCCGCATGTAGAGATACTGGCTGATCTGGAAGGTTTGCACGCGCACAGGAATGCTGTAGCGGTGAGGACACAACAATAA